One genomic segment of Clostridium saccharoperbutylacetonicum N1-4(HMT) includes these proteins:
- a CDS encoding ABC transporter permease, with protein sequence MKRYLYYIYLSFKVQSMYKANIVFSIARAFIFLAVQIALWNALYMSGANIEFYSLNEMLTYQILSAIIASFLTGMAPMSIVQNDINTGMIVNYLKLPCSYKLQVFMTNLGGNLFAFLFVSIPMLLLSNIYTRIMLPASIGAFVYSVLALAFSIGVYFELYYMFGLISFWFMDRYNTVGLLLTNVIRILSGAIIPLTFFPSWLYKIVTVLPMRLGFDFPISIYLGRIGMLETATGFLLQILWIVILWGVNKIFFNLGLKKLILQGG encoded by the coding sequence ATGAAAAGATATTTATATTACATATATCTTTCATTTAAGGTTCAGTCCATGTATAAGGCGAATATTGTATTTTCAATAGCAAGAGCTTTTATATTTCTTGCAGTACAGATTGCTTTGTGGAATGCATTGTATATGAGTGGGGCAAATATCGAATTTTATTCCCTTAATGAGATGCTTACATATCAGATATTAAGTGCAATTATTGCAAGTTTTTTGACTGGGATGGCACCAATGAGTATTGTTCAGAATGATATTAATACAGGAATGATTGTTAACTACCTGAAGCTTCCTTGTAGCTATAAACTTCAGGTTTTTATGACAAATTTAGGGGGAAACCTGTTTGCGTTTTTATTTGTATCTATCCCTATGCTTCTTTTGTCTAACATTTATACTAGGATTATGCTCCCTGCATCAATAGGAGCCTTTGTATATTCTGTATTAGCACTGGCATTTTCAATAGGAGTATATTTTGAACTTTATTATATGTTTGGTTTGATTTCATTTTGGTTTATGGATCGGTATAATACGGTTGGGCTGTTACTTACAAATGTCATTAGAATATTGTCTGGTGCGATTATACCACTAACGTTTTTCCCAAGCTGGCTTTATAAAATTGTAACAGTACTGCCGATGAGATTAGGATTTGATTTCCCTATTTCTATTTATCTGGGAAGGATAGGCATGTTGGAGACTGCTACAGGATTTCTTTTGCAGATTCTATGGATTGTAATTCTATGGGGAGTTAATAAAATATTTTTTAATTTAGGTTTGAAAAAACTAATTTTGCAGGGGGGTTGA
- a CDS encoding ABC transporter permease: protein MMVVYMMLLNVKAKLQYGHTLLYEVISYLIRYPVEFIAAWIILYNFKALGGWNFSQILFLQAVSFVVISLGCAFTWEPMVAMQGYIVEGKLDQFLIAPMNPFWYVIGINFRATNLVITIICGTIATFAANNAGVTLSSRIVFYLIGLVGGVLIVASFNVMIGSLSFWIYQTHNIMSFMIDTVGELLKYPISIYTKGLRFLLTFILPISLIDYYPTAYLLVDNEMSWTVMIIILLVGIVLFYLSYCLWYLGLKQYKSSGG, encoded by the coding sequence ATGATGGTTGTATATATGATGTTATTAAATGTAAAAGCAAAACTGCAATATGGACATACGCTGCTCTATGAAGTCATTAGTTATTTAATTCGCTATCCAGTAGAATTTATTGCAGCGTGGATTATTCTTTATAACTTCAAGGCCCTTGGTGGATGGAATTTTAGTCAGATTCTGTTTTTGCAAGCGGTTTCTTTTGTTGTTATTTCATTAGGGTGTGCTTTTACTTGGGAACCAATGGTCGCCATGCAGGGATACATTGTTGAAGGAAAACTTGATCAGTTTCTAATTGCGCCAATGAACCCATTCTGGTATGTGATAGGAATAAATTTCAGGGCTACAAACCTTGTGATTACCATAATATGTGGTACAATAGCAACTTTTGCAGCAAATAATGCAGGGGTGACATTATCTTCACGTATAGTTTTTTATCTTATAGGATTAGTGGGAGGGGTTTTAATTGTTGCATCATTCAATGTAATGATAGGGTCATTATCCTTCTGGATATATCAGACACATAATATTATGTCCTTTATGATTGACACTGTGGGTGAACTTTTAAAATATCCAATTAGTATTTATACAAAGGGATTACGTTTTTTATTAACCTTTATTTTGCCGATTTCATTAATTGATTATTATCCAACAGCATATTTACTGGTAGATAATGAAATGAGTTGGACGGTTATGATTATTATTTTATTGGTAGGTATTGTTCTTTTTTATTTATCATATTGTTTATGGTATTTAGGATTGAAACAGTATAAAAGTTCAGGAGGTTGA
- a CDS encoding ABC transporter ATP-binding protein, protein MNINNIVIKAEHLSMVYKKPVMQEGKLGMLKDMFKRQYSYYEALSDVSVSVREGEILGYIGPNGAGKSTTIKILTGVMHPTSGSVTVNGISPHKKRIENGKSIALVSGQRSNLYWDLPVYDSFELHKRIYKIPDKQYDENMDMFQQLLNIQSFFKTPVRQLSLGQRIMSDFALAFLHNPSVAYLDEPTIGLDISAKENIIKFLKQINQQRKVTMMITSHDLSDIDNLCEKILILDKGKNIYEGPKDKLIKEYCNEQCTIVMEIENLHNIKDLSILQFCQISKNGNKVNISFSRQKTSPAEIMMNIMNKGYNVKDFTILETSLEDAIRVIYRNAKNNVL, encoded by the coding sequence ATGAATATAAATAATATTGTTATAAAAGCAGAGCATCTAAGTATGGTTTATAAAAAGCCAGTAATGCAAGAGGGTAAGCTTGGTATGTTAAAAGATATGTTCAAACGTCAGTATTCTTATTATGAAGCGTTAAGTGATGTATCTGTGAGTGTTAGAGAAGGTGAGATTTTAGGATATATTGGTCCTAATGGTGCAGGAAAGTCAACGACAATAAAGATATTAACAGGTGTTATGCATCCGACCAGTGGAAGTGTTACAGTGAATGGCATTTCGCCACATAAAAAAAGAATTGAAAATGGAAAAAGTATAGCATTGGTATCAGGACAGCGAAGTAATCTTTATTGGGATTTGCCTGTTTATGACAGCTTCGAACTTCATAAAAGAATTTATAAAATACCAGATAAGCAATATGATGAAAATATGGATATGTTTCAACAGCTATTAAATATCCAATCATTTTTTAAGACACCAGTAAGACAATTGAGCCTTGGGCAAAGAATCATGTCAGATTTTGCACTTGCTTTTTTGCATAATCCATCAGTTGCGTATCTTGATGAACCTACAATTGGACTGGATATATCGGCAAAAGAGAATATTATTAAATTTTTAAAGCAGATTAACCAGCAACGAAAAGTAACTATGATGATAACTTCTCATGATTTATCAGATATTGATAATCTCTGTGAGAAGATACTGATTCTGGATAAAGGGAAAAATATATATGAGGGACCTAAAGATAAACTAATCAAAGAGTACTGTAATGAGCAGTGCACTATTGTTATGGAGATAGAAAATCTACATAACATAAAAGACTTATCAATATTACAGTTTTGTCAAATATCAAAAAATGGAAATAAAGTAAATATTTCTTTTAGCCGTCAGAAAACGAGTCCAGCAGAAATTATGATGAATATCATGAATAAGGGATATAATGTGAAGGATTTTACTATTTTAGAAACAAGCCTGGAAGATGCAATTAGGGTTATATATAGAAATGCAAAAAATAATGTTTTATGA
- a CDS encoding BtrH N-terminal domain-containing protein: protein MEKYVFKKYSSFVSNACLISSFSNLFYNCGLDIMESDIFFLGDGMRFDYQWDDNAKSLKDIVLFHDSNIMIQNFFEQINEKISIKKIPCGVNEEEFNIFIKKKIDEGVPVIIAINTEYITYYNKIPSKFRPHFLTVIGYRDNEAYISDCLVPTVRNYETYVGFFGFSDLFKASRKMGHIYYDFNYEISVKKITTIELNQIHYKFKKNIEIDLYDNYEKLKDFAYRIRNMKKQFPIEEIAKSAEDLFFNIKYNGILHSRMLVYTHMLKYYEKNQEVLSKLKDIYIKWEAINYALLKNNLTNAPADKYDGLCESVLNLLDLEYTTYKSMLACYTADKIL from the coding sequence ATGGAGAAATATGTATTTAAGAAATATTCATCTTTTGTTAGTAATGCTTGTCTGATATCATCATTTTCTAATTTGTTTTATAATTGCGGTTTGGATATTATGGAAAGTGATATATTTTTCCTTGGTGATGGAATGAGATTTGATTATCAATGGGATGATAATGCAAAAAGTCTAAAAGATATTGTTTTATTTCATGATTCCAATATTATGATTCAAAATTTCTTTGAACAGATAAATGAAAAAATTTCAATAAAAAAGATACCCTGTGGTGTGAATGAAGAAGAATTCAATATATTCATTAAAAAGAAGATTGATGAAGGCGTTCCTGTTATTATAGCAATCAACACAGAGTATATTACATATTATAATAAAATTCCCTCAAAATTTAGACCACATTTTTTAACAGTGATTGGTTATCGAGATAATGAAGCCTATATATCTGATTGTCTAGTACCGACAGTAAGAAATTATGAAACATATGTAGGCTTCTTTGGTTTTAGTGATTTGTTTAAGGCATCTAGAAAGATGGGGCATATTTATTATGATTTTAATTATGAGATATCTGTAAAAAAGATAACAACCATAGAATTGAATCAGATTCATTATAAGTTCAAAAAAAATATAGAGATAGATTTATATGATAATTATGAAAAATTAAAAGATTTTGCATATCGGATTAGAAATATGAAGAAACAGTTTCCTATTGAGGAAATTGCAAAATCGGCAGAGGATCTGTTTTTTAATATTAAATATAATGGAATACTGCATAGTAGAATGTTAGTGTATACACATATGCTTAAGTATTATGAAAAAAATCAGGAAGTTTTATCGAAACTTAAAGATATATATATAAAGTGGGAAGCTATAAACTATGCTTTGTTAAAGAATAATCTAACCAATGCACCTGCAGATAAATATGATGGTTTATGTGAAAGCGTATTAAATTTATTAGATTTAGAATATACAACATACAAGTCCATGCTAGCCTGCTATACAGCAGATAAAATATTATGA
- a CDS encoding non-ribosomal peptide synthetase, translating into MREIHAQSKLIFHNEIFEYDRIMERIFQIESIVLTNIRQESLVAIALERSPDVIFTMLAMLRLGITFLPLDLKHPKERIEYIIKDSGVHTVITSSNYKKLFTGVNIISLDDSYGISSVTIQKQYKSELAYVLYTSGTTGNPKGVMIKREGLRYFIDGMAKCIDFRAKKRILCLTTAGFDIFFMESIVPVYLGLTVILADDEEKNDQEKIAELIAKYDINMLQMTPSALQMLINNQNGKKSMENISDIMVGGEKFPHNLLLNLKNVTKAKIYNMYGPTETTIWSMVSDLTDKNSVNIGFPIYGTEVFILDENRKPVAEGEDGEIYIAGKGLAEGYLGKEELTSKKFVKIIEEQNIMAFRTGDLGRFLPDKTIQYIGRVDNQIKFYGYRIELEEIESVLNQIPGIDKAIVFVENLDITNKRLVAAYIGVNKSYTEIKEYISKKLPKYMIPADFIKMDKFKYNMNGKLDRDKTIRCILDEEHSGILMNPKSTNWTLNNILRKIIEIISDFIGKNDGFEVSADSKLSDLNIDSIEFIQIIVTLEETFQINFDYEKMTFAAFSTIYSMAQYISTKV; encoded by the coding sequence ATGAGAGAAATACATGCACAAAGTAAATTAATATTCCATAACGAAATATTTGAATATGACAGAATTATGGAAAGAATATTTCAAATTGAAAGCATAGTGCTAACAAATATAAGACAGGAAAGTTTAGTTGCAATAGCATTAGAACGGTCTCCAGATGTCATATTTACTATGCTGGCAATGCTGAGACTTGGCATTACCTTTTTACCATTAGATTTGAAACATCCAAAAGAAAGAATTGAATATATAATAAAGGATTCAGGTGTCCATACTGTAATAACATCATCTAACTATAAAAAACTGTTTACAGGGGTAAATATTATTTCATTAGATGATAGTTATGGAATTAGTTCAGTTACAATTCAAAAACAATACAAAAGTGAATTAGCGTATGTGTTATATACGTCAGGGACAACTGGAAATCCTAAAGGTGTGATGATAAAACGGGAAGGACTAAGGTATTTTATTGATGGAATGGCTAAGTGTATTGATTTTAGAGCGAAAAAACGTATTTTATGTTTAACGACTGCTGGATTTGATATCTTTTTCATGGAGAGTATTGTACCTGTGTATCTAGGTTTAACCGTGATTCTGGCAGATGATGAAGAAAAAAATGATCAGGAAAAGATTGCTGAACTTATTGCTAAGTATGATATTAACATGCTACAGATGACTCCATCAGCACTTCAAATGCTGATAAACAATCAGAATGGGAAAAAGAGTATGGAAAACATATCGGACATCATGGTTGGTGGAGAAAAGTTTCCTCATAACTTACTTTTGAATCTTAAGAATGTGACGAAAGCAAAAATCTATAATATGTATGGTCCAACTGAGACAACAATCTGGTCAATGGTTAGTGACTTAACAGATAAGAATAGTGTTAATATCGGGTTCCCGATTTACGGAACAGAAGTTTTCATTTTGGATGAGAATAGGAAGCCAGTAGCAGAAGGAGAGGATGGTGAAATTTATATTGCCGGAAAAGGGTTGGCGGAAGGATATCTTGGTAAAGAAGAACTAACTAGCAAAAAGTTTGTAAAGATTATAGAAGAACAAAATATAATGGCATTCCGGACTGGAGATTTAGGACGTTTTCTACCAGATAAAACAATTCAGTATATTGGTCGCGTTGATAATCAGATAAAATTTTATGGCTATAGAATAGAACTTGAAGAGATTGAAAGTGTACTCAATCAGATTCCTGGAATAGATAAAGCCATAGTGTTTGTTGAAAATTTAGATATAACTAATAAAAGACTAGTTGCTGCTTATATAGGGGTTAATAAGTCATATACTGAAATAAAGGAATATATATCGAAGAAGCTACCTAAATATATGATTCCTGCTGATTTTATTAAAATGGATAAATTTAAATATAACATGAATGGAAAGTTGGATAGAGATAAAACAATAAGGTGTATTTTGGATGAAGAGCATAGCGGTATTCTAATGAATCCGAAAAGTACAAATTGGACATTGAACAATATTTTGAGAAAAATAATAGAAATAATTAGTGATTTTATCGGAAAGAATGATGGTTTTGAAGTGTCAGCAGATTCAAAATTATCTGATTTAAACATAGATTCTATAGAATTTATACAGATTATTGTTACTTTAGAGGAGACGTTTCAGATTAATTTTGATTATGAGAAGATGACATTTGCAGCGTTTAGTACAATTTATTCCATGGCCCAATATATAAGTACAAAAGTGTAA
- a CDS encoding class I adenylate-forming enzyme family protein — protein MIIDKILLNCDLNPEKTAIYYREDLIKYGMLRSKINEYSEIIKGLGTEQNEPIGIVFDNEPEIIFWTLALFKSGNPAALLPVYFKKNEIKYHINCLNLRYFVVQSKYIENYANMSVETEFNGCTLLIRDSSLQHCISCNSEDRIIQFTSGSQGESKAVARTESALLNEIISLENPFAPVETDAVFLPLSPLFHSYGLVGGTLFPLYYGLSVALADIKYPKYILSQIGKLKVSHMFVTPFIYKMFCEILKANKNIFDLSSVKKSFSAGGAIELETASQFKELSGIDIFQNYGSTEAGTMAIGKQPLTLDYSIGCMISDAVISIMSLEFIEQENYGELLIKSDIIDFHYLYPEKLNVEKFYNGLFRTGDIVKKENNVLYYMGRSDSMININGLKVYANEIENIIKEIEGVSEVSIISISEGKDDEMKAYVVLNNNADLTENSIKQYCKKFVADYKIPRKIEFIDSLPKNSSGKILKKYLIKGEE, from the coding sequence ATGATTATAGATAAAATACTGTTGAATTGTGATCTTAATCCGGAGAAAACAGCTATTTATTATAGAGAAGATTTGATTAAATATGGAATGTTACGAAGTAAGATTAATGAGTACAGTGAGATAATAAAGGGACTAGGGACTGAACAGAATGAACCGATAGGAATCGTGTTTGACAATGAACCAGAGATAATATTCTGGACTTTGGCACTGTTTAAGAGTGGAAATCCAGCTGCACTGTTACCAGTATACTTTAAAAAGAATGAAATCAAATATCATATTAACTGCTTAAATCTTAGGTATTTTGTGGTACAAAGCAAATATATAGAGAATTATGCTAACATGTCTGTAGAAACTGAATTTAATGGGTGTACTTTATTAATAAGAGATTCAAGCTTACAACATTGTATTAGTTGTAATTCGGAGGATAGAATTATTCAATTCACGAGTGGTAGTCAAGGAGAAAGTAAAGCAGTAGCTAGAACCGAAAGTGCTTTGCTTAATGAAATTATTTCATTAGAAAATCCATTTGCACCAGTAGAAACGGATGCAGTTTTTTTGCCATTATCACCTTTGTTTCATTCTTATGGATTGGTAGGTGGAACTTTATTTCCTTTATACTATGGTTTAAGCGTAGCACTTGCGGATATCAAATATCCAAAGTATATTCTGTCGCAGATTGGAAAATTGAAAGTCTCTCATATGTTTGTAACTCCATTTATTTATAAAATGTTTTGTGAGATATTGAAGGCGAATAAAAACATATTTGATTTATCAAGTGTTAAGAAAAGCTTCTCAGCAGGAGGTGCTATTGAATTAGAAACAGCATCTCAGTTCAAAGAACTTTCAGGAATTGATATATTTCAAAACTATGGTTCTACAGAAGCGGGAACTATGGCGATTGGAAAACAGCCGTTGACTTTGGATTATTCAATTGGATGTATGATTTCAGATGCTGTTATTAGTATTATGTCACTTGAGTTTATCGAACAAGAAAATTATGGGGAGCTACTGATTAAAAGTGATATTATAGATTTCCATTATTTATACCCTGAAAAACTCAATGTCGAGAAGTTTTATAATGGTTTATTTAGGACTGGTGATATTGTAAAGAAAGAAAATAATGTTCTGTATTACATGGGAAGAAGCGATAGTATGATTAACATAAATGGACTTAAGGTGTATGCGAATGAAATTGAAAATATCATAAAAGAGATTGAAGGTGTAAGTGAAGTATCAATCATAAGCATATCAGAGGGAAAGGACGATGAAATGAAGGCATATGTTGTATTGAACAATAATGCTGATTTAACGGAAAATTCAATTAAGCAATACTGTAAGAAATTTGTTGCAGACTATAAGATACCTAGAAAAATAGAGTTTATAGATAGTCTTCCTAAAAATAGTTCTGGTAAAATATTGAAGAAATACTTAATAAAAGGAGAAGAATAG
- a CDS encoding acyl carrier protein yields the protein MNYSYDEIKEIIKNVVIETNDVNIKIDELNENTNFINDLSFDSFNFIKMIVALEAQLDVIFTMDDLDINKMETLGQLINISYSIYINTHN from the coding sequence ATGAATTATTCATATGATGAAATAAAAGAAATTATAAAAAATGTAGTAATTGAAACGAATGATGTGAATATAAAAATAGACGAATTGAATGAAAATACTAATTTTATTAATGATTTATCTTTTGATTCCTTCAATTTTATTAAAATGATTGTAGCTTTGGAAGCGCAACTGGATGTTATTTTCACAATGGATGATTTGGATATAAACAAGATGGAAACACTAGGCCAACTGATTAATATTTCATATAGCATATATATAAACACACATAATTAG
- a CDS encoding peptidase U32 family protein produces the protein MVIMAPVNSMKSCMAVIESGAGEIYTGADEGLFGTYSFTGRGKFTGNSTRILPEFTELERIVEYAHTKGVKVNFLANIQYLQDISDKHILERHFLDYCGNAIRAGVDSIVLGDLGLLRLVREKYDVELHSSIFFRTINREQIAFFKEYDIKRICLSYHVTLQEIEKMCMSNIMDIEVVGYQGCSMFNGTCSFLHDYGEDKFDPGLFCKGIYQVNSDEPSNIFDVEARCGLCSLRRCKSAGVKAIKIVGREMDYRKMQGIVSLFSKIINNDDISINEILPSWWKYTLCSKNSCKYIGNKYEEFMIGGDYH, from the coding sequence ATGGTAATAATGGCTCCAGTTAATAGTATGAAATCCTGTATGGCTGTAATTGAAAGTGGTGCGGGTGAAATTTATACGGGTGCGGATGAAGGATTGTTTGGTACATATTCATTCACGGGAAGAGGAAAGTTCACAGGAAATTCAACTAGAATTCTTCCAGAGTTCACAGAACTAGAAAGAATTGTAGAATATGCACATACAAAGGGAGTTAAGGTGAACTTTCTTGCCAATATTCAATATCTACAAGATATTAGTGATAAACATATATTGGAAAGGCACTTTTTAGATTATTGTGGGAATGCTATTCGTGCAGGCGTGGATTCAATTGTTTTGGGGGATTTAGGTCTTCTTAGATTAGTAAGGGAGAAATATGATGTAGAACTGCATAGTAGCATTTTCTTTAGAACAATTAATAGAGAACAAATTGCGTTTTTTAAAGAATATGATATTAAACGAATTTGTTTATCTTATCATGTTACATTACAAGAAATTGAAAAAATGTGTATGTCTAATATCATGGATATAGAAGTTGTTGGTTATCAAGGGTGCTCAATGTTTAATGGAACATGTAGTTTTTTACATGATTATGGAGAAGATAAGTTTGATCCGGGGCTTTTCTGTAAAGGAATTTATCAGGTAAATTCGGATGAACCTTCTAATATATTTGATGTAGAAGCAAGATGTGGATTATGTTCATTAAGGAGATGCAAGTCTGCAGGGGTAAAAGCAATAAAAATTGTTGGAAGGGAAATGGATTATAGAAAAATGCAGGGAATTGTGAGCCTTTTTAGTAAGATAATTAACAATGATGATATTTCTATAAATGAGATTTTACCTTCATGGTGGAAGTATACCTTGTGTAGTAAAAACAGTTGTAAATACATCGGAAATAAATATGAAGAATTTATGATAGGGGGAGATTATCATTAA